One genomic segment of Epinephelus fuscoguttatus linkage group LG19, E.fuscoguttatus.final_Chr_v1 includes these proteins:
- the si:dkey-89b17.4 gene encoding zinc finger protein 646, producing the protein MAMHDMSRAKGFPCKECDMVCPSTPSLLEHMKAHYQQEENGRFECEQCGRIYKHAASLANHKKSHEVGSFQCPVCTRTLPNAVALKNHLRIHTLSPSSAHTEEESEEVAEEAGHDERDYGLAQDLSDGFGRSHLNNSGMGHSVLQSHETDDHGKKGSPESDDAWDRPFKCDQCDRTYRHHGSLVNHKKCHQQGTFKCSVCFKQFSNLAALNSHERTHSKFKTPGASMVSSSSSSSSLHGSERSSVSQSSQSDNSASCFCHLCQIALPSKTDFQEHILLHNTATPSLGLPRSFPGIMPHNLSAVRSPAYTPALGDPLPLPPLPSDKRGPYDPIMGPPVNNPIYTCAYCGAGHPDLETLKVHYLTHDPHPASHGQDSAILNSDISSGSQGSVSSPSGGRVPQANSPDDGERRFKCGECGKSYRHAGSLVNHKRCHQTGHYQCTICCKQYPHLAALHSHLRSHKGRPSNQPINNDSNDWLSPEPLTLDSQQSYVQEGSGATTPISLPGNLGDAAHFVPDGGHSSGLDSLEFHDRFDGSSLSQSSSAHRQADRHVCADCGEMYGDVSGIKSHMCPRRGQQPQQSNMSNGFMGNMSYHSSSGTSLPAGSSSNLKEGSSQRQYSQSGGKRMGSNDKDDDDDGEVYQCSVCGNHYASLRALRSHLRSHANNPTGPGPSNLEQEWRMICSTCGQSFSRKQDLLNHQLVHGPQRPDGQQQGIVGSSANGSDKMDGRNHICVDCGMFFADRHHLITHLCPGKNRASSLSKQGLNGAKGMSGGDGVGGGVAGGSRDVGGDGRRPMVDQSDKPHKCDQCGRGYRHPCSLLNHKKSHKTGVFRCLVCQKRYYNLLALKNHQRTHFDLKRHKCEECGKAFKIQKQLINHLRLHEEHRAKGLVRTGPNGSRFQQPGPSQMQTMRGESSKSQPMGMKYSHQGFKKPYSSAGTSRPQKFDPAESGRRPFACEECGKTYRHAGSLANHKNLHKIGEYHCNVCNSTYPNRLAMKNHLRLHFAQKKHNCQECGKGFRTQRQLATHTTAGLCKGPQGPGAQMDFECDGCCEGFATADELAAHDCPAQHLPSSSSTNSSTNISMERSSVDLDSDERPYACDLCSCAYKHASSLLNHKHTHKTGNFRCNFCDKPYTNYMALRNHMRIHTQRKKHICHTCGKAFRLARFLRNHQKVHEEGATPFGCPTCGKSFQGRSGLARHRCGDNQVGMEVRRKATAPTGEGDECRYTCDQCGRSYRHASSLLNHKNTHTVGIYHCAVCLKTYSNLLALKNHRRIHSETRRHRCHDCGKAFRVSSQLYNHRRVHQKQRELTCRSCQRAFPTQASFRLHMEITHGQTPQPRQPRPQQPRPGGSQELGWGSGLDLTLMQEQGLHPGSVAKARSRGSHSEVIKSHVCDQCGRSYRHASSLLNHKNSHKTGTYFCNSCQKEFPNLMSLKNHRRIHTEPKRYQCPDCGKSFRVSTQLICHRRIHTKEKPFSCQQCDKRFSSKSNLRHHMKVHWSGSTAPPPMAHAPNFLDLSPVSPTSCSRSFVCDRCGRSYRHASSLLNHKNSHKTGTYFCSSCQKEFPNLMSLKNHRRIHTEPKRYRCLDCGKSFRVSTALVCHRRIHTKEKPFSCQQCDKRFTSRSNLRHHMKVHWRAPPLSRGTSSAFLTVSSRSLS; encoded by the exons ATGGCAATGCATGATATGAGTCGTGCCAAGGGTTTCCCCTGTAAAGAGTGTGATATGGTTTGTCCGAGTACTCCAAGTCTTCTAGAGCATATGAAAGCACATTATCAGCAAGAAGAGAACGGACGCTTTGAGTGTGAACAGTGTGGCCGAATTTACAAGCACGCAGCGAGCCTAGCTAATCATAAAAAGTCTCACGAAGTGGGTTCATTCCAGTGTCCTGTTTGTACGCGTACGCTGCCCAACGCGGTAGCTTTGAAGAACCATCTACGTATCCATACATTGTCTCCTAGTAGTGCACACACAGAAGAAGAGAGCGAAGAAGTAGCTGAAGAAGCAGGCCACGACGAGAGGGACTACGGCCTCGCCCAAGACCTCTCGGACGGGTTTGGACGCTCCCATTTGAATAATAGTGGTATGGGACATAGTGTCCTGCAAAGCCACGAGACAGACGACCACGGAAAAAAAGGCTCCCCTGAATCTGACGACGCTTGGGACAGACCATTCAAGTGCGATCAGTGTGACAGAACCTACCGGCACCACGGTAGCCTGGTGAACCACAAGAAGTGTCACCAGCAAGGAACTTTTAagtgctctgtgtgttttaaacAATTTAGCAACCTGGCTGCCCTAAACAGCCACGAGAGAACTCACTCGAAGTTCAAGACCCCTGGGGCCTCCatggtgagcagcagcagtagcagcagcagcctccatGGCTCGGAGCGCAGCAGTGTCTCCCAGTCGTCCCAGAGTGACAACTCTGCCTCTTGTTTCTGCCACCTGTGCCAGATAGCGCTACCGAGCAAGACAGACTTTCAGGAGCACATCCTGCTGCACAACACGGCCACGCCCTCCCTTGGCCTGCCACGTAGTTTCCCAGGCATCATGCCCCACAACCTGAGTGCAGTTCGATCCCCAGCGTACACCCCTGCCCTGGGGGACCCTTTGCCTCTGCCACCCCTCCCCAGTGACAAAAGAGGTCCCTACGACCCCATAATGGGTCCTCCAGTCAACAATCCCATCTACACATGTGCATACTGTGGCGCAGGACACCCAGATCTGGAGACCCTGAAAGTCCACTATCTGACCCATGACCCCCACCCTGCGTCCCATGGCCAGGACAGCGCCATTCTCAACTCAGACATAAGCTCTGGATCACAGGGCTCAGTGTCTTCTCCCTCCGGAGGCCGTGTGCCCCAGGCCAACTCTCCAGATGATGGAGAGCGGCGTTTTAAGTGCGGGGAGTGTGGCAAAAGCTATCGGCATGCAGGAAGCCTGGTCAACCACAAACGCTGCCATCAGACAGGCCACTACCAGTGCACCATCTGCTGTAAGCAGTACCCTCACTTGGCAGCGCTACACAGCCACCTGCGGAGCCACAAGGGGCGTCCCTCCAACCAGCCTATTAATAACGACAGCAATGACTGGCTTTCACCAGAGCCGCTCACTCTGGACTCCCAGCAGAGCTACGTCCAGGAAGGCAGTGGTGCGACCACTCCAATCTCACTGCCAGGAAACCTTGGTGATGCTGCCCACTTTGTACCAGACGGTGGCCACAGCAGTGGGTTGGACTCTCTTGAATTCCACGATCGCTTTGATGGCAGCTCACTTTCCCAGAGCAGCTCTGCTCACCGTCAGGCTGACAGACACGTGTGTGCTGACTGCGGTGAGATGTATGGAGATGTATCCGGCATCAAGTCGCACATGTGTCCCCGCCGTGGCCAGCAGCCGCAGCAGAGCAACATGTCCAACGGTTTTATGGGGAATATGAGCTACCACAGCTCCAGTGGAACCTCACTGCCAGCTGGAAGCTCCAGCAACTTGAAAGAAGGCAGCAGCCAACGACAATACTCCCAGAGCGGAGGCAAGAGGATGGGCAGCAATGACAAAGACGACGATGATGATGGAGAAGTGTatcagtgttcagtgtgtggCAACCACTACGCCAGCCTCAGAGCCCTCAGGAGCCACCTGCGTAGTCATGCCAATAACCCAACAGGGCCAGGACCTTCCAACCTGGAGCAAGAGTGGAGGATGATCTGCTCCACCTGTGGCCAGAGCTTCTCCAGGAAACAGGACCTCCTGAATCACCAGTTAGTCCATGGCCCCCAGAGGCCGGACGGCCAGCAACAGGGTATTGTAGGCAGCTCAGCTAATGGCAGTGACAAGATGGATGGACGCAACCACATCTGTGTTGACTGTGGCATGTTTTTTGCCGATCGCCACCACCTCATCACCCACCTGTGCCCCGGTAAAAATCGGGCCAGCTCACTGAGCAAGCAGGGTCTGAATGGAGCCAAAGGAATGTCTGGAGGGGATGGCGTCGGCGGTGGAGTTGCCGGAGGAAGCCGTGATGTTGGTGGCGATGGACGTAGACCTATGGTTGACCAAAGTGACAAACCTCACAAGTGTGACCAGTGTGGACGAGGGTACAGACACCCCTGCTCACTCCTTAACCACAAAAAGTCCCATAAGACGGGTGTTTTCCGCTGCTTGGTGTGCCAGAAACGCTACTACAATCTGCTGGCTCTCAAGAATCACCAAAGGACCCACTTTGATCTAAAGAG GCACAAGTGTGAGGAATGCGGCAAGGCTTTCAAGATCCAAAAGCAGCTGATCAACCACCTACGTCTCCACGAGGAGCACCGAGCCAAAGGTCTCGTCCGGACCGGCCCCAACGGTTCCCGCTTCCAGCAACCCGGACCATCTCAGATGCAGACTATGAGAGGAGAGTCGTCAAAGAGTCAGCCAATGGGCATGAAATACAGCCATCAAGGGTTCAAGAAGCCCTACTCCTCCGCTGGAACTTCCAGGCCCCAGAAGTTTGATCCAGCTGAAAGTGGACGGCGGCCTTTTGCCTGTGAAGAATGTGGCAAAACATACCGCCACGCCGGCAGCCTGGCTAATCACAAGAACCTCCATAAAATCGGAGAGTACCACTGCAATGTTTGCAACTCCACGTACCCCAACAGGCTGGCAATGAAAAACCACCTACGCCTCCACTTTGCCCAGAAGAAGCACAACTGCCAAGAATGCGGCAAAGGCTTCCGCACCCAGAGGCAGCTAGCTACCCACACTACAGCCGGCCTGTGCAAAGGGCCACAGGGCCCCGGGGCCCAGATGGATTTTGAGTGCGATGGCTGCTGTGAAGGCTTTGCCACGGCTGATGAGCTCGCAGCCCATGACTGCCCAGCCCAGCACCTgccttcatcctcctccactAACAGCTCCACCAACATCAGCATGGAGAGAAGCTCTGTGGACTTGGACTCTGACGAGAGACCCTATGCCTGTGACCTGTGCAGCTGTGCCTACAAACATGCAAGCTCCTTGCTGAACCACAAGCACACCCACAAGACGGGCAACTTCCGGTGCAACTTCTGCGACAAGCCCTACACCAACTACATGGCGTTGCGCAACCACATGCGCATCCACACGCAGCGAAAGAAGCACATCTGCCACACGTGTGGGAAAGCTTTCCGGCTGGCCAGGTTCCTCCGAAACCACCAGAAGGTCCACGAGGAGGGCGCCACCCCCTTCGGCTGCCCCACCTGTGGGAAGAGTTTCCAGGGGAGATCCGGCCtagccaggcaccgctgcgggGACAACCAGGTAGGCATGGAAGTCAGGAGGAAGGCCACTGCACCCACGGGAGAGGGCGACGAGTGTCGGTACAC ATGTGATCAATGTGGCCGCTCCTACCGCCATGCCAGCTCCCTCCTCAACCACAAGAACACCCACACTGTCGGCATCTACCACTGTGCCGTGTGCCTCAAGACCTACTCCAACCTGCTTGCCCTGAAGAACCACCGTCGCATCCACTCAGAGACGCGGCGCCACCGTTGCCACGACTGCGGCAAGGCCTTCCGAGTTTCCTCCCAGCTCTACAACCACCGACGCGTCCACCAGAAGCAGCGGGAGCTGACCTGCCGGTCCTGCCAGCGAGCCTTTCCCACGCAGGCCAGCTTCAGGCTCCACATGGAGATCACCCACGGCCAGACGCCACAGCCCCGCCAGCCCAGACCCCAGCAGCCTCGACCAGGGGGCTCCCAGGAGCTGGGCTGGGGGTCAGGCCTGGACCTCACCTTGATGCAAGAGCAAGGACTCCACCCCGGCAGCGTGGCAAAAGCTCGCAGCCGCGGGAGCCACAGTGAGGTCATCAAATCCCATGTGTGTGATCAGTGTGGGCGGTCCTACCGCCACGCCAGCTCCCTGCTCAACCACAAGAACAGCCACAAGACCGGGACCTACTTCTGTAACTCCTGCCAGAAAGAGTTCCCCAACCTGATGTCCCTCAAGAACCACCGGCGGATCCACACCGAGCCCAAACGCTATCAGTGCCCCGACTGCGGCAAGTCCTTCCGTGTCTCCACCCAGCTCATCTGCCACCGCCGCATCCACACCAAGGAGAAGCCGTTTTCCTGCCAGCAGTGCGACAAGCGTTTCTCCTCCAAGTCCAACCTGAGGCACCACATGAAGGTGCACTGGAGCGGCTCGACGGCGCCCCCTCCCATGGCCCACGCGCCCAACTTCCTGG ATCTGAGTCCGGTGAGTCCGACCAGCTGCTCCAGGAGCTTCGTCTGTGATCGGTGTGGCCGCTCTTACCGCCACGCCAGCTCCCTGCTCAACCACAAGAACAGCCACAAGACTGGGACCTACTTTTGCAGCTCCTGCCAGAAGGAGTTCCCCAACCTGATGTCCCTTAAGAACCACCGCCGGATCCACACCGAGCCCAAACGCTACCGCTGCCTTGACTGTGGCAAATCCTTCCGGGTGTCTACGGCGCTTGTTTGCCACCGCCGCATCCATACCAAGGAGAAGCCATTCTCCTGCCAGCAATGTGACAAGCGCTTCACATCCCGGTCCAACCTGAGGCACCACATGAAGGTGCACTGGAGGGCTCCGCCACTGTCCAGAGGGACGTCGTCCGCCTTTCTCACCGTCTCGTCCAGATCATTAAGCTAA